From Synoicihabitans lomoniglobus, the proteins below share one genomic window:
- a CDS encoding NAD(P)-dependent oxidoreductase translates to MTATIGFVGVGRMGANMARRLKDQGHTVTAVYDSAQVLAAELATEIGAAHASSLAAVTAAADIVITVVTDDAAQLAVFSTEGDSLLVGAENTTFINCATITPDIHVEIEKRARGAGAHSLEACMASSIPQARQGTLYLMCAGERAVFDDVKNVLDDLSQDLRYIGPAGSAAQVKALVNMIMNVNTAALAEGLGLGAALGLDLDMLREVFSQTGANSQVLKTDGEDMQNRDHECYFSAAHAAKDSGIAWTLGTQAGLPLPLASATKLQYERLCALGVGGQDKSAVAELTFKGRLV, encoded by the coding sequence ATGACAGCAACAATCGGATTCGTCGGCGTCGGCCGCATGGGCGCCAACATGGCGCGTCGTCTTAAAGATCAAGGTCACACCGTGACCGCCGTTTATGATTCGGCCCAGGTGCTCGCCGCCGAACTCGCCACCGAAATCGGCGCGGCCCACGCCTCCTCCCTCGCCGCGGTGACCGCGGCCGCCGATATCGTGATCACCGTCGTGACCGATGACGCCGCCCAACTCGCCGTCTTCAGCACCGAGGGCGATTCGCTGCTCGTTGGCGCCGAAAACACCACTTTCATCAACTGTGCCACCATTACGCCCGACATTCACGTCGAGATCGAAAAACGCGCCCGCGGAGCCGGAGCCCATTCACTCGAGGCCTGCATGGCGTCGTCCATCCCCCAAGCCCGCCAAGGCACCCTCTATCTGATGTGCGCCGGGGAACGCGCGGTATTCGACGACGTCAAAAACGTCCTCGACGACCTGAGCCAGGATCTCCGCTACATCGGCCCCGCCGGTTCCGCCGCCCAGGTGAAAGCGCTCGTGAACATGATCATGAACGTCAACACCGCGGCGCTCGCCGAGGGACTGGGGTTGGGTGCCGCGCTGGGCCTCGATTTGGACATGCTGCGCGAAGTGTTTTCCCAAACGGGAGCCAACTCCCAAGTGCTCAAAACCGACGGCGAAGACATGCAAAACCGCGACCACGAGTGCTACTTTAGCGCGGCCCATGCCGCCAAAGACAGTGGCATCGCCTGGACTCTGGGCACCCAAGCCGGACTCCCCCTTCCCCTCGCTTCGGCGACCAAACTGCAATACGAGCGGCTGTGCGCTCTGGGCGTCGGCGGACAGGATAAATCGGCCGTAGCTGAACTTACATTTAAAGGCAGACTAGTGTAA